The Flammeovirga yaeyamensis genome segment GCAACTACAGAATGAAGGTCAGATATATACTGTCCTGTAGATGTCGCAATCTTAATTTGAATATCATAAGTATTCCCCACTGTAATACCCGACACTTGTCTTTCCCAACGGTTACCCACTTTGGCACCGCTTGTACAGTTACTACCCAAACAGATGTAATTCCATCCACCTGTCCAGCCTGCTTGATCGTTAAAATAAATCGTTGCTGTTCCGTTATCCACTTCAATACCGTATTCTTGAGCGTAACTCATACTTGTATTAAAGAACATAAAGAACAATGCTGAGAACATTAATTGAAACGTTTTCTTAGAGCCATCTATAGTCAGCCGCTGGTAAAGCTCACTAAAGAAATCACCCTTTTTCATAGTAGATAATTCATTCATTTGTTTTTCCGTATAATGAAATAATTCCGACCGTTTTTCGGTTTTTCTGATAGCCAATTTATTTCTAACGGATAGATCTACCCAAGAATACACTACTACATGATTACATTGAAAACTACTTTTTTATTTCATATTAGTGTTTGTTTTACGTTTATTGCTATTCTCCACTTTATACCTCCTTTATAGATATACTATTTCTTTTTGAAGTAGTGAAAATACTTCATTCAAAAACTCAATAATCATTAAACAACAATAGAATATATTGATATTAGGTAGTAAAAAATCTCTTTAACAATGTAAATTCGATGATAACATCAAATGCTCTCTAGGAATGAATGCTCCTAACATGGGATATTTCAAATTCAATAATTCTGGAATAAATAAAAGATAAAATCATCCTTCTATATGAGTGATATTTATACGTCAAAATCAGATTAGTCATACTTCAAAGAAAATATTAATCACCACTATTCAATTTTTATATATTTGATAAGCTGACTTTCATCCTCAAAAAGATGTGGGAAAAATGTTTAATTTTCGCGTTATAACACAAATAACATAAGTATGGAAAACAACAGAATTTGTCAACTTTTTGATATTCAATATCCTATTATCTCAGGAGGTATGGTTTGGTGCAGCGGATGGAAGCTTGCATCTACAGTTAGTAATGCCGGAGGTTTAGGTTTAATTGGTGCTGGATCGATGCATCCTGAAACATTTTTGGAGCATGTTCAAAAATGTAAGCAGGCAACTGACAAACCTTATGGTGTAAATATTCCTCTCTTCTACCCTGAAGTAGATCGTTTAATGGAGATTATTGTCGATGAGAAAGTACCTATCGTTTTCACATCAGCAGGTAGCCCTAAGAAATATACGGGATTCTTAAAATCGCATGGTATTAAAGTAGTTCAAGTGATTTCTTCTTTAAAGTTCGCTTTAAAATCTCAAGATGCTGGTGTAGATGCAGTGGTCGCTGAAGGATTTGAAGCAGGTGGACATAATGGTAAAGAAGAGACTACAACCATGTGTTTAATTCCTCCTATTGCTGAACAATTGGATATTCCAGTAATTGCTGCTGGTGGTATTGGCACAGGTAAAGGAATGTTGGCGGCTTTCGCTTTAGGTGCAGAAGGTGTGCAAGTAGGTTCTCGTTTTGCGATTACGAAAGAATCTTCGGCTCACGAAAACTTCAAAAACAAGGTCGTTGAAGTAGGTGAAGGAGAAACAATCCTAACATTAAAAGATTTAACGGCTGTTCGTTTGGTGAAAAATGAATTCTACCAAAGAGTAGCTGAGGCAGAAGCTAGAGGTGCTTCTAAAGATGAGTTGGCTGAAATCTTAGGAAAACGTCGTTCGAAACGTGGTATTTTCGAAGGTGATCTAGCTGAAGGTGAAATTGAAATTGGCCAGATTTCTTCTCAGATCAACGATGTGCCAAGTGCTGCAGAAGTTGTTGAGGAAATGATGAAAGAATTTGAGCAACAGAAAGCAGTAATTGCTGGTCTATAATCGAATTATCTTAATATTGAATAAACCTCCATCAGTGTTTACTCATGGAGGTTTATTTTTTTACTTCTTAATCACTTTTCTTTGTTCTAACACCTTATCACCATCATATAATTTGATATGATAAACACCTGTCTGAAAATTCTCTAATTGTACTTGATTTCCTCCTTCAATTAATTCCTTTTCTAACATCACTTTTCCATTCTGATCATAGATAATTAATTGAATTTGATGATGGAGTTTGGGCAAGTCCAAATTTAACGTATTCGAAGTTGGATTTGGATAGATGTTCATCAAAAATTCTTCAAGATCTAGATCCGCTGTTTGTCGAGTATTTGATGTACAATTCCCTATCGGTTTCCACCAGTGATCTGCAGTTCCAGGAACCACATTGTATAGATTATTGACCAAGCTTTCGTAAATCGCTCCCTCATAAGCTACTTGATCACCCATCTGATAAATTGTAGGGTAAGGAGCATATTCATTTATCCCATCACAACTTCCTGTACCTCCACCACTATTCACCTTTTCCTTTATTTCGAAAGTTTGAGAGACTGTTTTGGTTGCTCCCTCATTATCTGTAGCTGTTACCTGAAGACCATAAACCCCAAAACTTGGAGGTGTAAAATCAAAGTTACTTCCATCGAAATTGCTTGCCCCTATACTTGAAACAATTGAAGCAATAGAACCATCTACATCATTAGCATTAATAGATATATTAATCGGAGTTAATACCTCCTGTTCTATCACTTGATTTTGAGTTGGACTAACAATACTCACCGTTGGTGGAATGTTTGATGATCCACTTCCTCCATCTGAACATGCTCCCATAAACGACCAAGTAGTTTCATCTGTTCCGGGAGTAATGCCCGAGGCCCACCACTTATTAAAAATATAAAGATTACCCTGATAGGTCACCTTCAATCCGTTGGTTTGATAGGTTTTAGATGCATCGTATTCCTCAAAACCTGTACAATCTAACGTTGCACCAGGGCATGCACTTTGGAATTTCCAAACATCAGAGGCTCCTGGGATATCTGAATCTTTGGTCTCCCATGCCGATTGATAAATCAAATTATTATACACCACTTGAATGCCTCCTGTATACACTTTTGCTTCCCAAGCATCACCACAATTCACTTTAGGGTCAATCACTTCTATCGTTTTTGTGGCATCACTCGAAACTTCTAAAGCATCGGTGGCAGTCACCTTAATTGTATACACTTTATACTGATTTGGTGTGAAAGTAAACGATGTTCCCTGATTAGAAACGACTACTCCATCCAAAGAAAATTCTACATTATTTATGGCTGCATCATCTTTATCTATTGCATCGACAGAAACTGAAATTTCTTCAAAATTATCTTGTCTGATTTCTGAAAAAGTAGGTGATAAAAATGAGATTCTTGGCTCTTGAGGAATAGGTTCAGGCTCTATTCCTCCGAATGCTTTTTGATTGGCACATCCACAAGCATTACAACTTGATCCTCCATTAAGATCAGTAGAAACACCTAATATACCAGAGTGTCTTTCATAATGACCAATTCTTGATAACACTTTGTCTTTTTCTGTTCCACTTCCACATTCCAAACCGCCATTGATAATGTTTACCGTTACCCCAAAACCTGGCGATCGTCCATTTTGTGCATCATAAGATGTCGGAATCCAATTGCCTACCATTACATCGTGTGCCGAAGGTTTAGGATATTGAGGGGTCATCCAAAACCAAATGGCCGTTTGAAATGCCAATGCTCCGTCTTCTATCACTCTTTCGGGGTTGGCCAACAAAACATTTTTATCGCCATAGAAAAACTGACTCACCTGTCCATAATTGTAATTCCAACTAAGTTGAATCGGACCTCTACCATGATACGATTTCCCTGCCACAGCAGGATAATCAGGGTGATTGGCTTCCACATAACCAATCAAATCTGTTCCGGCATAACTTACTTCTTCTCTGAAATACAAACCCCAAGCATATTTACCTCCTGGTGCTGTGGCCCAACCTCCAGTAGTTTCTTGAGAAAGGTTAGCCAAGAATGCCGATAACTCTCGTGTTCTTGTTTCCACATCACCTTCTTTTAGAAATAAACCATAGTCGACCTCCTTTGTAATAATTGCTTTTTGAGCATTCCAAGAATCATCAAAACCAGCATCCGTCCGAATCACTTTTTGATCACCTGTAGTTTTATCAATTCGTGTGACTTTATAAAGGTTTGTTCCCGAACGCCTTTCCATAATCACGGAGATCTTTGACATTCGATCCATGGCATCAAGCAAGCTTTGGTAGGTGTAAAAATCGTTTTCTGGATTAAACTGATATCCTCCACCTGGCCTTTCTTCTGTTCCAAATCGATAAGGAAAAAGTTCGTTGTACTGTGCTTCTGTTAAAAGTGCTTGAGCGAAACTCCACTGTGTGATGCCCATCCACAGCATCAATAATAATAATCTCTTCATGTTGTAATCGTTCATTTCAAAAAAGTTTAATTTAGAGTTAAAATTCACATCGATTACAATGATGATGGATATTTGATGGAATACAGAATTAGAGTAGAGTACAAAATAGTATAGCACAAAAAACAAAAAGGGGTACACGAAAAATCTCCGTTGTACCCCTTCTTGTCTATATTATTTGATCTAAACGTATGGATTATTTATTCCAAGCATCCACAGTTTCCAAGTTCCAATCACTAATTTTGATTGTTTTAAACCCTAACTCTTTACACTCTTTTGTATATTGTTCTGGCTTATCATATTCTTTATTGGCTTCATCATCATGAATTACTAAATAACCATTACCCACATATTTCATCATTGGGAAATCGCCATGAGAATTACCATAAGCAACTGTTGGCTTGATTCCTCTTGCCTTCAAATTATCAACTTTACCTTCTTTGTCGTTGATGTTGATATTCTTTGCTTTTAGCTTCTCCGTTCTAAACTCAGAACCAATCACCACATCAAAAGAATTATTTAAATAGCGTTTGTTTACCTCTTCGGCAAATCTCACTTCAGAACCTGTACATAAAACTAATGTGTAACCCTCTTTTTTAAGACTATCCACAACAGTCATCATATAAGGATACACTCTGATATCGTGTTTCTTAAAAAACGATTTTAGATATTTTGGATATTTTGGATTGTTACTTAGTTCAGTTAAACCATTGACTAAATCATCCATAGTTTC includes the following:
- a CDS encoding HAD family hydrolase, which translates into the protein MKKILLITLLFVSQFVLAQDKIAVFDMDGTLISESPNYALADFAKKYSTSQIETMDDLVNGLTELSNNPKYPKYLKSFFKKHDIRVYPYMMTVVDSLKKEGYTLVLCTGSEVRFAEEVNKRYLNNSFDVVIGSEFRTEKLKAKNININDKEGKVDNLKARGIKPTVAYGNSHGDFPMMKYVGNGYLVIHDDEANKEYDKPEQYTKECKELGFKTIKISDWNLETVDAWNK
- a CDS encoding NAD(P)H-dependent flavin oxidoreductase — protein: MENNRICQLFDIQYPIISGGMVWCSGWKLASTVSNAGGLGLIGAGSMHPETFLEHVQKCKQATDKPYGVNIPLFYPEVDRLMEIIVDEKVPIVFTSAGSPKKYTGFLKSHGIKVVQVISSLKFALKSQDAGVDAVVAEGFEAGGHNGKEETTTMCLIPPIAEQLDIPVIAAGGIGTGKGMLAAFALGAEGVQVGSRFAITKESSAHENFKNKVVEVGEGETILTLKDLTAVRLVKNEFYQRVAEAEARGASKDELAEILGKRRSKRGIFEGDLAEGEIEIGQISSQINDVPSAAEVVEEMMKEFEQQKAVIAGL
- a CDS encoding glycoside hydrolase family 19 protein, with the translated sequence MNDYNMKRLLLLMLWMGITQWSFAQALLTEAQYNELFPYRFGTEERPGGGYQFNPENDFYTYQSLLDAMDRMSKISVIMERRSGTNLYKVTRIDKTTGDQKVIRTDAGFDDSWNAQKAIITKEVDYGLFLKEGDVETRTRELSAFLANLSQETTGGWATAPGGKYAWGLYFREEVSYAGTDLIGYVEANHPDYPAVAGKSYHGRGPIQLSWNYNYGQVSQFFYGDKNVLLANPERVIEDGALAFQTAIWFWMTPQYPKPSAHDVMVGNWIPTSYDAQNGRSPGFGVTVNIINGGLECGSGTEKDKVLSRIGHYERHSGILGVSTDLNGGSSCNACGCANQKAFGGIEPEPIPQEPRISFLSPTFSEIRQDNFEEISVSVDAIDKDDAAINNVEFSLDGVVVSNQGTSFTFTPNQYKVYTIKVTATDALEVSSDATKTIEVIDPKVNCGDAWEAKVYTGGIQVVYNNLIYQSAWETKDSDIPGASDVWKFQSACPGATLDCTGFEEYDASKTYQTNGLKVTYQGNLYIFNKWWASGITPGTDETTWSFMGACSDGGSGSSNIPPTVSIVSPTQNQVIEQEVLTPINISINANDVDGSIASIVSSIGASNFDGSNFDFTPPSFGVYGLQVTATDNEGATKTVSQTFEIKEKVNSGGGTGSCDGINEYAPYPTIYQMGDQVAYEGAIYESLVNNLYNVVPGTADHWWKPIGNCTSNTRQTADLDLEEFLMNIYPNPTSNTLNLDLPKLHHQIQLIIYDQNGKVMLEKELIEGGNQVQLENFQTGVYHIKLYDGDKVLEQRKVIKK